One region of Streptomyces davaonensis JCM 4913 genomic DNA includes:
- a CDS encoding GNAT family N-acetyltransferase has protein sequence MGGERVAEAVAGSVALLRTATDRDWDAVKAARSQWSCREAALHIAYDLIVYASRLAGRGSTSHVPLKIAPDDNAGNEGILQIIETTGTLLTATINTTPRHIRAHHPRPFFTANPEGFAALGVGEVLLHTYDIAEALGLSYEPPTELAEFALTRLLPHIQPGPTPWSTLLWATGRGELPGRAPVTNWYWINPLVIPAERLALESLTPAAAADLAAGGDGGFDWVTDGPYDGTREASGMLLKAYEAGVHRPEFGVFVLVRHEDDRAVGALGFHGAPDEDGRVEIGYDLAESARGNGYLTEALRALSEWALARDDVRTLFATIDHDNLKSQAVVNRAGFARATVEEERAMGERRESDGPLHVYVRTA, from the coding sequence ATGGGCGGGGAACGCGTGGCGGAGGCGGTGGCGGGCTCGGTGGCCCTGCTGCGGACGGCGACCGACAGGGACTGGGACGCGGTCAAGGCCGCGCGCTCGCAGTGGAGTTGCCGGGAAGCGGCCCTGCACATCGCCTACGACCTCATCGTCTACGCGAGCCGGCTGGCCGGGCGGGGCAGCACCAGCCACGTCCCCCTGAAGATCGCCCCCGACGACAACGCGGGCAACGAGGGCATCCTCCAGATCATCGAGACCACCGGCACCCTGCTCACCGCCACCATCAACACCACCCCCCGCCACATACGCGCCCACCACCCCCGCCCCTTCTTCACCGCGAACCCCGAGGGCTTCGCCGCCCTGGGTGTCGGCGAGGTGCTGCTGCACACGTACGACATCGCCGAGGCGCTCGGCCTGAGCTACGAACCCCCCACCGAGCTGGCCGAGTTCGCCCTGACCCGGCTCCTGCCGCACATCCAGCCCGGACCCACCCCCTGGAGCACCCTGCTGTGGGCCACCGGCCGCGGCGAACTGCCCGGCCGGGCGCCGGTCACCAACTGGTACTGGATCAACCCCCTGGTCATCCCCGCCGAGCGCCTCGCCCTGGAGAGCCTGACCCCCGCGGCCGCCGCCGACCTCGCCGCGGGCGGCGACGGCGGCTTCGACTGGGTCACCGACGGCCCCTACGACGGCACCCGTGAGGCCTCCGGGATGCTGCTCAAGGCATACGAAGCGGGCGTGCACCGCCCCGAGTTCGGCGTCTTCGTCCTGGTCCGCCACGAGGACGACCGCGCGGTGGGCGCCCTCGGCTTCCACGGCGCCCCCGACGAGGACGGCCGCGTCGAGATCGGCTACGACCTGGCGGAGTCGGCCCGCGGCAACGGCTACCTCACGGAGGCGCTCCGCGCACTGTCCGAGTGGGCGCTGGCCAGGGACGACGTACGGACCCTGTTCGCGACGATCGACCACGACAACCTGAAGTCACAGGCAGTGGTGAACAGGGCGGGCTTCGCCAGGGCGACCGTGGAAGAGGAGCGGGCGATGGGCGAGCGACGGGAGTCGGACGGCCCGCTGCACGTGTACGTGCGGACCGCTTAG
- a CDS encoding DUF4031 domain-containing protein gives MTVYIDPPTWPGHGRMWSHLISDVSFAELHEFAGRLGVPQRAFERDHYDIPSHRYADVVAAGAVEVSSREVVRLLTATGLRRPKGRA, from the coding sequence GTGACGGTGTACATCGACCCTCCCACCTGGCCGGGGCACGGCCGGATGTGGTCCCACCTGATCAGCGACGTCTCTTTCGCCGAGCTGCATGAGTTCGCCGGGCGGCTGGGTGTGCCGCAGCGCGCGTTCGAGCGGGACCACTACGACATACCCTCCCACCGGTATGCGGATGTGGTGGCCGCGGGGGCGGTCGAGGTGAGCAGCCGGGAGGTCGTACGGCTGTTGACGGCAACGGGGTTGAGGCGGCCGAAGGGCCGCGCCTAA